In Desulfofundulus kuznetsovii DSM 6115, the following are encoded in one genomic region:
- a CDS encoding phytoene desaturase family protein gives MLNTSDAPRPQRGIMGIILAFVPWILYWSLPAPWGLTGGLAGSALLLARQVGRGKPKLMDGVTLAFFVAAGIMSCGLHSPWFARWEGVLVFAVLAAMALVSLAVRAPFTLQYAREDWPQEFWHEPLFVRTNVHITLAWALAFLYGAGAAAFNTLNPPGIYAPLLTHAGTALGLAFTIIWPAYYPRRTIGRMLRKKERRRPRWPNPDLASWQQIRQIKADENDPPGPGRDSPIPLSLVYKVHPEDRFDVIVIGAGIGGLTAAARLANRGLRVCVLEKHHRPGGYCTSFVRKGYTFDGGVESISGCGPNGPVRLLLEELGLESRIEFRHHGHRLITPDGVIDIPSSYVEFTNLLIDLAPAEEEGIRTLMGELHAAYYQVYQDTPRTGGVPRPPATVDEMLRYPLDHPDFYRAMGYTWGDYLRRRVQDEHIIRILGLLTAYLGDRGLDTPAARMIPLMGYYVDGGVYPVGGSQRLADVLVEAIQEREGEVRLNSPVARILLAEDRAAGVRLEDGSELLAPVVISNADPQQTFLRLVGTGHLPADYVARVKRLRPSPSAFVLYMALERPSGLPERVFVLRDRPLPRDTFGIGSFLLVSNASLDPGMVPPNCGDLTMITLTRLTAEHLNCMARSDYLAFKEQLASIMLDYVEEVAPRIRRHIVHVEAATPRTFYRYTWNSQGCIYGLEPEAGPEGPVWLDRKTPIPGLWLVGASVEPGPGIEGVVISGTYCADEIYAGC, from the coding sequence ATGCTGAATACCAGTGATGCTCCCCGCCCGCAGCGGGGGATAATGGGCATCATACTGGCTTTCGTTCCCTGGATTTTGTACTGGAGCCTCCCGGCTCCCTGGGGTTTGACGGGCGGGCTGGCGGGTTCGGCCCTTCTTTTAGCCCGGCAAGTGGGCCGGGGAAAGCCGAAGTTAATGGATGGGGTAACCCTGGCTTTTTTCGTGGCGGCCGGGATTATGAGCTGTGGCCTGCACTCCCCCTGGTTTGCCCGCTGGGAGGGAGTACTGGTTTTTGCCGTCCTGGCGGCCATGGCCCTGGTTTCCCTGGCTGTCCGCGCCCCTTTTACCCTCCAGTACGCCCGGGAGGACTGGCCCCAGGAATTCTGGCACGAACCCCTGTTTGTCCGCACCAACGTACATATCACCCTGGCCTGGGCCCTGGCCTTTTTATACGGCGCCGGAGCGGCAGCTTTTAATACCCTTAACCCCCCGGGTATCTATGCTCCCCTGTTGACCCACGCCGGTACGGCTCTGGGCCTGGCGTTTACCATCATCTGGCCTGCATATTACCCGCGCCGCACCATTGGCCGCATGCTCCGGAAAAAGGAACGCCGCCGCCCCAGGTGGCCAAATCCCGACCTGGCCTCCTGGCAGCAAATCAGGCAAATCAAGGCGGATGAAAATGACCCCCCCGGGCCCGGCCGGGATTCACCCATACCCCTGTCCCTTGTATATAAGGTTCACCCGGAGGACCGTTTTGATGTCATTGTCATTGGCGCAGGCATTGGCGGCCTTACCGCAGCCGCCCGGCTGGCCAACCGGGGTTTGCGGGTGTGCGTGCTGGAAAAGCACCACCGGCCCGGAGGCTACTGCACTTCCTTTGTGCGCAAGGGCTATACCTTTGACGGCGGGGTGGAATCCATCAGCGGCTGCGGTCCCAACGGCCCCGTACGGTTGCTGTTGGAAGAGCTGGGGCTGGAAAGCCGCATAGAGTTCCGGCACCACGGGCACCGGCTTATCACCCCGGACGGGGTAATCGATATTCCCAGTAGTTACGTGGAATTCACCAATCTCCTGATTGACCTGGCCCCTGCGGAGGAAGAAGGCATCCGCACTTTAATGGGTGAGCTGCATGCAGCCTACTACCAGGTCTACCAGGACACCCCCCGGACGGGAGGGGTGCCCCGCCCCCCGGCTACTGTGGACGAGATGCTGCGGTATCCCCTGGACCACCCTGATTTTTACCGGGCCATGGGCTATACCTGGGGGGATTACCTGCGCCGGAGGGTGCAGGACGAACACATCATCCGCATCCTGGGCTTGCTGACCGCCTACCTTGGGGACCGGGGCCTGGACACCCCGGCAGCCCGGATGATTCCCCTCATGGGTTATTATGTGGACGGGGGAGTTTACCCGGTGGGGGGAAGCCAGCGTCTCGCCGACGTACTGGTAGAGGCTATTCAGGAGCGGGAGGGTGAGGTACGTCTGAATTCACCGGTAGCCAGGATCCTCCTGGCGGAAGACCGGGCGGCTGGGGTCCGTCTTGAAGACGGGAGCGAATTGCTGGCCCCCGTGGTGATCAGCAACGCCGATCCCCAGCAGACCTTCCTCCGGCTGGTGGGTACCGGGCACCTGCCCGCGGATTACGTGGCCCGGGTGAAGCGCTTACGGCCTTCCCCTTCGGCCTTTGTCCTCTATATGGCTCTGGAGCGGCCATCTGGTTTGCCGGAACGGGTTTTTGTCTTACGGGATCGCCCGCTTCCCCGGGACACCTTTGGCATCGGCAGCTTTCTTCTGGTCAGCAATGCTTCCCTGGACCCCGGAATGGTACCGCCCAACTGCGGGGACCTGACCATGATCACCCTGACCCGGCTGACGGCGGAACATCTGAACTGCATGGCCCGCTCCGACTACCTGGCCTTCAAGGAACAGTTGGCCAGCATCATGCTGGATTACGTGGAAGAGGTGGCCCCCAGGATTCGCAGGCACATCGTGCACGTGGAGGCGGCCACTCCGCGCACCTTTTACCGCTACACATGGAACAGCCAGGGGTGTATCTACGGCCTGGAGCCCGAAGCCGGTCCGGAAGGACCGGTATGGCTGGACCGCAAAACACCCATCCCCGGCCTCTGGCTGGTGGGCGCCTCGGTGGAACCGGGACCGGGCATTGAAGGAGTGGTCATTTCTGGCACCTACTGCGCCGACGAGATCTACGCCGGGTGTTAA
- a CDS encoding sulfite exporter TauE/SafE family protein: protein MISLLIGLAAGFFGGLVGLGGGVIMIPLMVSILKMGQHKAHGTSLVALVFTGISGAVTYALNGSVDILASVLLASTAIFTARAGAHLANALPEWKLKRSFGGFLILVSLLLLLKPYLPHASRHVTGWLEILILLLTGIFTGFLSGMMGVGGGTIMVPSMVLLTGFTQYTAQGCSLLAMVPVGIVGAYTHWRLGNVSTSILPGLVPGILIGTYLGGSLAHILSEGVLRIIFSAVLIWTGIRYLRTPKPQTGEVNYS, encoded by the coding sequence ATGATTAGTTTATTGATAGGATTGGCGGCAGGTTTTTTTGGAGGGCTTGTTGGCCTCGGCGGCGGGGTAATAATGATTCCCCTGATGGTGAGCATCCTGAAGATGGGCCAGCACAAGGCCCACGGCACAAGCCTTGTAGCACTCGTCTTCACCGGAATTTCGGGGGCTGTTACCTATGCTTTAAATGGTTCGGTGGATATACTGGCCTCCGTCCTGCTGGCTTCCACTGCCATATTCACCGCCAGGGCAGGAGCGCACCTTGCCAATGCTCTTCCCGAATGGAAGCTCAAAAGGTCCTTCGGCGGGTTTTTAATCCTGGTCTCCCTGCTGTTGCTTTTAAAACCTTACCTGCCCCACGCATCCCGGCATGTCACAGGTTGGTTAGAAATTCTTATCCTTTTATTAACAGGTATTTTTACCGGCTTCCTCTCCGGGATGATGGGGGTCGGCGGGGGTACGATAATGGTGCCTTCCATGGTGCTGCTCACCGGCTTCACCCAGTATACCGCGCAGGGCTGTTCCCTCCTCGCCATGGTTCCCGTGGGAATAGTCGGTGCTTATACCCACTGGCGTTTGGGGAATGTCAGCACAAGTATCCTGCCGGGATTGGTACCGGGCATCCTGATAGGCACATATCTGGGCGGCTCCCTCGCCCATATCCTGTCCGAAGGAGTTTTGCGTATTATATTCTCCGCCGTGCTGATCTGGACGGGTATAAGATATTTAAGAACACCAAAACCTCAGACTGGTGAGGTTAATTACAGTTGA